In a genomic window of Anoplopoma fimbria isolate UVic2021 breed Golden Eagle Sablefish chromosome 6, Afim_UVic_2022, whole genome shotgun sequence:
- the p4ha1b gene encoding prolyl 4-hydroxylase subunit alpha-1b, which produces MLSFRMELPCLFLLLLSCLQSLSANTDFFTSIGQMTDLLYTEKDLVTSLKDYIRAEETKLEKVKRWADKLDLLSATAILDPEGYLGHPVNAFKLMKRLNTEWGDLESLVLSDTTDGFISNLTIQRQHFPTDVDQTGAAKALLRLQDTYRLDTNTISTGDLPGVKHKSLMTVEDCYELGKIAYSDVDYYHTELWMAQALRQLDQGEESTIDKVTLLDYISYSIYQQGEVDRALDFTKQLLELDPEHQRAKGNLKYFEFQLEKQKKDGGDPTEKKKEKRETTQKKDKPKKKFLTPQLPERKKYEMLCRGEGIRMTPRRQSRLFCRYYDNSRNPMYVLAPVKQQDEWDRPYIVRFLDIISDQEMERVKQLAKPRLRRATISNPITGVLETAPYRISKSAWLTGYEDPMIDKINQRIEDLTGLEMDTAEELQVANYGVGGQYEPHFDFGRKDEPDAFKELGTGNRIATWLFYMSDVAAGGATVFPDVGAAVWPQKGTAVFWYNLFPSGEGDYSTRHAACPVLVGNKWVSNKWIHERGQEWRRPCALNETE; this is translated from the exons ATGCTGTCGTTTAG GATGGAGCtgccatgtttatttttactgttgctGAGCTGTCTGCAGTCGCTCTCAGCCAACACTGACTTCTTCACCTCCATAG GCCAGATGACAGATCTGTTATACACAGAGAAAGACCTCGTCACCTCTCTAAAGGACTACATCAGAGCGGAGGAGACCAAGCTTGAGAAGGTCAAACG GTGGGCTGATAAACTGGATTTGTTGTCAGCCACAGCCATACTGGACCCTGAGGGCTACCTGGGGCACCCTGTCAATGCCTTCAAACTGATGAAGAGGCTGAACACAGAGTGGGGGGACCTGGAGAGCCTCGTGCTCAGTGACACCACTGATG GATTTATTTCAAACCTGACGATCCAGAGACAGCACTTCCCCACGGATGTAGACCAGACCGGGGCGGCTAAAGCTCTCCTCAGGTTACAAGACACCTACAGGCTGGATACCAACACTATCTCGACAGGAGACCTTCCTG GAGTGAAACACAAGAGCCTTATGACAGTGGAGGACTGTTACGAGCTGGGGAAAATCGCCTACTCTGATGTCGATTACTACCACACAGAGCTGTGGATGGCCCAGGCCCTGAGGCAGCTTGATCAGGGAGAAGAGTCCACTATAGATAAGGTGACATTGCTCGACTACATCAGCTACTCCATCTACCAGCAGGGGGAGGTAGATAGGGCCCTGGACTTCACCAAGCAGCTGCTTGAACTGG ACCCAGAGCATCAGCGCGCCAAAGGCAACCTGAAGTACTTCGAGTTCCAGTTGGAGAAGCAGAAAAAGGATGGGGGGGAcccaactgaaaaaaagaaggagaaaagagaaacaactCAGAAGAAAGACAAGCCCAAAAAGAAGTTCTTAACTCCACAGCTGCCAGAGAGGAAGAAGTATGAAATGCTTTGTCGTGGGGAGGGCATCAGAATG ACCCCCCGCAGGCAGAGCCGGCTTTTCTGTCGTTACTATGACAACAGTCGCAACCCCATGTATGTGCTGGCACCTGTCAAACAGCAAGATGAGTGGGACCGCCCCTACATCGTCCGCTTCCTCGACATCATCTCTGACCAAGAAATGGAGAGGGTCAAGCAACTGGCAAAGCCCCGA CTACGCAGGGCAACCATCTCAAACCCCATCACAGGAGTGCTGGAGACAGCGCCATACCGGATCAGCAAAAG TGCTTGGCTCACTGGCTATGAAGATCCAATGATTGACAAGATCAACCAGAGAATTGAGGATCTCACAGGGCTGGAAATGGACACTGCAGAAGAGCTGCAG GTTGCAAATTATGGTGTTGGAGGTCAATACGAGCCTCACTTTGACTTTGGAAGG AAAGATGAGCCGGATGCCTTTAAAGAGCTCGGCACCGGGAACCGTATCGCAACATGGCTCTTCTAT ATGAGTGACGTAGCAGCTGGTGGAGCCACAGTATTTCCAGATGTTGGTGCAGCGGTTTGGCCCCAAAAG ggCACTGCAGTGTTCTGGTACAATCTGTTTCCCAGCGGCGAGGGGGACTACAGCACCCGACATGCAGCTTGTCCAGTGTTGGTCGGCAACAAGTGGG tATCAAACAAATGGATCCATGAACGAGGCCAGGAGTGGCGGCGACCTTGTGCCCTAAATGAAACTGAATga